In Capsicum annuum cultivar UCD-10X-F1 chromosome 7, UCD10Xv1.1, whole genome shotgun sequence, one genomic interval encodes:
- the LOC124885571 gene encoding nucleotide pyrophosphatase/phosphodiesterase-like isoform X1, whose amino-acid sequence MRNQLLLWFILGAFVLTTLNSVHDVLAHEEYIRLRKQHGHGVDHIQQMEQPLSGIQIHKTVLALTKSASIHVAGSNLLGSKGEDVEWVTINLRNANPTNDDWVGVFSPAKFNESYCPPVTIDEQKYGAPFLCTAPLKFKYANYQNANYTKTGRTSLKFRLINQRGDFSFAFFSGGLENPKLIGISNFVGYANPKAPLYPRLALGKSWDIMTVTWTSGYNIDEAVPFVEWGWKGQEQKRSPAGTLTFHRNSMCGTPARTVGWRDPGFIHTSFLKDLWPNMVYTYKLGHMLNNGSIVWSKKYSFKSPPFPGQESLQRIVIFGDMGKQERDGSNEYANYQPGSLMTTDTLIKDLDNIDAVFLIGDLPYANGYISQWDQFTAQVEPITSRVPFMIASGNHERTWENSGSLYTGLDSGGECGVPAETLYYVPAENRAKFWYAADYGMFHFCIGDTEHDWREGSEQYKFIEQCFASANRHKQPWLIFAAHRVLGYSSNDWYAKEGSFEEPMGREHLQKLWQKYKVDMAFFGHVHNYERVCPIYQNQCVNKETSHYSGIVNGTIHVVVGGGGSHLNTFTTINTTWSVFKDYDYGFVKLTAFNQSSLLFEYKKSRDGKVYDSFTISRDYKDVLACVHDGCEPTTLAS is encoded by the exons ATGAGGAACCAATTGTTACTTTGGTTCATTTTAGGTGCTTTTGTGTTGACCACTTTGAATAGTGTTCATGATGTTTTAGCTCACGAAGAATACATTCGTCTTAGGAAACAACATGGACATGGTGTTGATCATATTCAGCAAATGGAACAACCATTATCAGGAATTCAAATCCACAAGACCGTTCTTGCTCTGACTAAATCTGCATCCATTCATGTTGCAGGATCTAATCTTCTTGGCTCCAAG GGTGAAGATGTTGAATGGGTTACAATAAACCTTCGGAATGCAAATCCTACAAATGATGATTGGGTTGGAGTTTTTTCACCCGCAAAGTTCAA TGAATCCTATTGTCCCCCGGTTACCATCGATGAACAAAAATATGGAGCTCCTTTTTTGTGTACTGCCCCCTTAAAG TTCAAATATGCAAATTACCAGAATGCCAATTACACCAAGACTGGGAGGACTTCACTTAAATTCCGTCTAATCAACCAGCGTGGGGATTTCTCCTTTGCCTTCTTCTCTGGTGGTTTGGAGAAT CCTAAGTTGATAGGCATCTCAAATTTCGTCGGCTATGCCAATCCGAAAGCGCCTCTTTATCCGCGTCTTGCTCTTGGCAAGTCATGGGATATT ATGACGGTCACTTGGACAAGTGGTTACAACATAGACGAGGCTGTTCCATTTGTCGAATGGGGTTGGAAGGGCCAAGAGCAAAAGCGTTCCCCAGCCGGGACACTGACATTTCATCGGAACAGCATGTGTG GAACGCCTGCAAGAACTGTGGGCTGGCGCGATCCTGGATTCATACATACAAGTTTCCTCAAAGATTTGTGGCCAAACATGGT GTACACATACAAGTTGGGTCACATGTTAAACAATGGTTCAATTGTTTGGAGCAAGAAATATTCATTTAAATCTCCTCCTTTTCCGGGGCAAGAGTCATTGCAACGTATTGTGATATTTGGAGACATGGGGAAG CAAGAACGCGATGGTTCAAATGAATATGCTAATTATCAGCCTGGTTCACTTATGACAACTGACACCCTTATTAAGGATCTTGATAACATTGACGCGGTTTTCCTTATTGGAGATCTCCCCTATGCAAACGGATATATCTCACAATGGGACCAATTTACAGCTCAGGTGGAGCCAATAACATCGAGAGTACCTTTCATGATTGCCAG CGGTAATCATGAAAGAACTTGGGAAAATAGTGGATCTTTATACACAGGTCTGGACTCAGGTGGAGAATGTGGTGTACCAGCCGAAACATTATACTATGTCCCTGCAGAAAATAGAGCTAAGTTCTG GTATGCAGCTGATTATGGCATGTTCCACTTCTGTATAGGAGACACTGAGCATGACTGGAGAGAGGGATCTGAGCAATACAAGTTCATCGAGCAATGCTTTGCGTCAGCCAATAGACACAAACAACCTTGGTTGATTTTCGCTGCTCATCGTGTTCTAGGTTACTCGTCCAATGATTGGTACGCTAAGGAAGGTTCGTTTGAAGAGCCAATGGGAAGGGAGCACTTGCAAAAGCTCTGGCAAAAGTATAAGGTTGATATGGCATTCTTTGGGCACGTCCATAACTATGAAAGAGTTTGCCCTATTTATCAG AATCAATGTGTGAACAAGGAGACATCACACTACTCTGGCATAGTGAACGGGACAATTCATGTCGTCGTTGGTGGAGGAGGAAGCCATTTGAACACATTCACCACCATTAACACCACATGGAGTGTGTTCAAAGATTATGACTATGGATTTGTCAAACTTACAGCATTTAACCAATCTTCCCTTCTCTTTGAGTACAAGAAGAGCAGAGATGGCAAAGTGTATGATTCTTTTACAATCTCAAGAGACTATAAGGATGTCTTAGCTTGTGTCCATGATGGTTGTGAACCAACTACTTTGGCTAGTTAA
- the LOC124885571 gene encoding nucleotide pyrophosphatase/phosphodiesterase-like isoform X2 → MYANRASGSNSKGHYSHNQNNINTGNFRTNYSGNSSTDYRNDGYNSNRPRPFCEHCRRPGHTKDKCFKIHGYPQGPSFPPSQAPRYNNYNNNKGKRLAANAYGESFDTGENECGPSEHGRAMQHLTKEQYGQLVKILGSLQIGTNTNETSTLNGDVHGGAVNFAGTPARTVGWRDPGFIHTSFLKDLWPNMVYTYKLGHMLNNGSIVWSKKYSFKSPPFPGQESLQRIVIFGDMGKQERDGSNEYANYQPGSLMTTDTLIKDLDNIDAVFLIGDLPYANGYISQWDQFTAQVEPITSRVPFMIASGNHERTWENSGSLYTGLDSGGECGVPAETLYYVPAENRAKFWYAADYGMFHFCIGDTEHDWREGSEQYKFIEQCFASANRHKQPWLIFAAHRVLGYSSNDWYAKEGSFEEPMGREHLQKLWQKYKVDMAFFGHVHNYERVCPIYQNQCVNKETSHYSGIVNGTIHVVVGGGGSHLNTFTTINTTWSVFKDYDYGFVKLTAFNQSSLLFEYKKSRDGKVYDSFTISRDYKDVLACVHDGCEPTTLAS, encoded by the exons ATGTACGCAAATAGAGCTAGTGGCAGTAACTCGAAGGGACATTACAGTCACAATCAGAACAACATCAATACTGGAAATTTCAGAACAAACTACAGTGGTAACTCAAGTACTGACTATAGAAATGATGGATACAATTCTAACAGACCTAGACCATTTTGTGAGCATTGTAGGAGACCCGGGCACACTAAAGACAAATGTTTCAAGATCCATGGATACCCACAGGGCCCTTCTTTTCCTCCTTCACAGGCTCCTAGGTACAACAATtacaataataacaaaggaaaacGACTTGCAGCAAATGCATATGGTGAAAGTTTTGACACCGGAGAGAATGAATGTGGACCAAGTGAACATGGAAGAGCAATGCAACATCTAACCAAGGAACAATATGGACAACTGGTCAAGATATTGGGTAGTTTGCAGATTGGTACCAATACAAATGAAACTTCAACTTTGAATGGCGATGTACATGGAGGAGCTGTAAACTTCGCAG GAACGCCTGCAAGAACTGTGGGCTGGCGCGATCCTGGATTCATACATACAAGTTTCCTCAAAGATTTGTGGCCAAACATGGT GTACACATACAAGTTGGGTCACATGTTAAACAATGGTTCAATTGTTTGGAGCAAGAAATATTCATTTAAATCTCCTCCTTTTCCGGGGCAAGAGTCATTGCAACGTATTGTGATATTTGGAGACATGGGGAAG CAAGAACGCGATGGTTCAAATGAATATGCTAATTATCAGCCTGGTTCACTTATGACAACTGACACCCTTATTAAGGATCTTGATAACATTGACGCGGTTTTCCTTATTGGAGATCTCCCCTATGCAAACGGATATATCTCACAATGGGACCAATTTACAGCTCAGGTGGAGCCAATAACATCGAGAGTACCTTTCATGATTGCCAG CGGTAATCATGAAAGAACTTGGGAAAATAGTGGATCTTTATACACAGGTCTGGACTCAGGTGGAGAATGTGGTGTACCAGCCGAAACATTATACTATGTCCCTGCAGAAAATAGAGCTAAGTTCTG GTATGCAGCTGATTATGGCATGTTCCACTTCTGTATAGGAGACACTGAGCATGACTGGAGAGAGGGATCTGAGCAATACAAGTTCATCGAGCAATGCTTTGCGTCAGCCAATAGACACAAACAACCTTGGTTGATTTTCGCTGCTCATCGTGTTCTAGGTTACTCGTCCAATGATTGGTACGCTAAGGAAGGTTCGTTTGAAGAGCCAATGGGAAGGGAGCACTTGCAAAAGCTCTGGCAAAAGTATAAGGTTGATATGGCATTCTTTGGGCACGTCCATAACTATGAAAGAGTTTGCCCTATTTATCAG AATCAATGTGTGAACAAGGAGACATCACACTACTCTGGCATAGTGAACGGGACAATTCATGTCGTCGTTGGTGGAGGAGGAAGCCATTTGAACACATTCACCACCATTAACACCACATGGAGTGTGTTCAAAGATTATGACTATGGATTTGTCAAACTTACAGCATTTAACCAATCTTCCCTTCTCTTTGAGTACAAGAAGAGCAGAGATGGCAAAGTGTATGATTCTTTTACAATCTCAAGAGACTATAAGGATGTCTTAGCTTGTGTCCATGATGGTTGTGAACCAACTACTTTGGCTAGTTAA